From Gouania willdenowi chromosome 18, fGouWil2.1, whole genome shotgun sequence, one genomic window encodes:
- the LOC114480459 gene encoding C-type mannose receptor 2-like, translated as MVHTSAHVVVVFLLTGALPSFAFNNTKSFHFVNYSLNWTEAQSVCRHAYSDLATIENTADVIMLRSQISNSTDKAWIGLYEDLENDWRWSLNDSSFYGEGERTFRNWYSDQPNNLNGQEYCVELFSGSPFFGTWGDRGCSEKRHCVCYNGTVNGTAAFVRSSTLLNWTEAQTFCRRSYVDLASIRNQTENNAVTNVAEGNFVWIGLHRQQVWSDGSDSQFTHWAEGQPDSGEQRCVAAALGNSGRWSDEVCSLNLSFICYTTGPPSPIGFRSAGQTETSITLQWNKFVSSNVDFILQFNGTETLIKSPDGDEAVTYTVSSLADASAYTFTLYSVFEESRSTGVTLTAFTAPSNTDVFRTAAQNETSITLQWNKINNNVSFILQLDQREMLIAAPDEDKPVTYTVSSLAAGNLYSFVLYSVFENIRSSGTTLAAFTSPFYVIALDIKVKSSKELTHSDVENAIDLFLLQYGVSRDDLSVNIVKIQPIQ; from the exons ATG GTTCACACTTCAGCTCACGTCGTGGTTGTTTTTCTGCTCACAG GAGCACTGCCCAGCTTTGCCTTCAATAACACAAAGAGCTTCCACTTTGTCAACTACTCACTGAACTGGACGGAGGCTCAGAGCGTCTGCAGACATGCCTACAGTGATCTGGCAACTATAGAAAACACAGCAGATGTGATAATGCTTCGAAGCCAAATTTCCAATAGTACTG ACAAAGCTTGGATCGGTCTCTATGAGGACCTTGAAAATGACTGGAGATGGTCTTTGAATGACAGCAGCTTTTATGGAGAAGGAGAGAGAACGTTCAGGAACTGGTACAGCGATCAGCCCAATAACCTGAATGGTCAAGAGTACTGTGTGGAGCTCTTCAGTGGGAGTCCATTCTTTGGCACGTGGGGGGACAGGGGGTGCAGCGAGAAACGCCACTGTGTCTGCTATAATG GGACTGTCAATGGCACTGCAGCTTTTGTTAGAAGCAGCACTTTATTAAACTGGACTGAAGCTCAGACGTTCTGCAGACGGAGCTACGTCGATCTGGCGAG TATTAGAAATCAGACTGAGAATAATGCCGTCACAAATGTAGCAGAAGGAAACTTTGTGTGGATCGGCCTACATCGGCAACAAGTGTGGTCTGATGGGAGCGACTCCCAGTTTACGCACTGGGCTGAAGGGCAGCCGGACTCGGGAGAACAACGGTGTGTGGCTGCAGCGCTCGGAAACTCTGGACGATGGTCTGATGAGGTCTGCTCGCTCAATCTCTCTTTCATCTGTTACACTACAG GTCCACCCAGTCCAATTGGGTTCAGATCAGCAGGACAAACTGAAACCAGTATAACTCTGCAGTGGAATAAATTCGTCAGCAGCAATGTTGACTTCATCCTCCAGTTTAATGGTACagaaacactgattaaatcACCCGATGGAGACGAAGCTGTGACCTACACTGTGTCATCCCTCGCTGATGCCTCTGCGTACACATTCACTCTCTACTCTGTGTTTGAGGAGAGCAGAAGCACTGGTGTCACACTTACAGCCTTCACTG CTCCTTCAAACACAGACGTCTTCAGAACAGCAGCACAAAATGAGACCAGTATCACTCTGCAgtggaataaaataaacaacaacgtCAGCTTCATCCTCCAGTTAGATCAAAGAGAAATGCTGATCGCTGCTCCCGATGAAGACAAACCAGTAACCTACACAGTGTCATCGCTCGCTGCTGGTAACCTGTACTCGTTCGTGCTCTACTCTGTGTTTGAGAACATCAGAAGCAGTGGGACCACTCTGGCTGCTTTCACTA GTCCAT TTTACGTGATCGCCCTGGATATCAAAGTGAAGTCATCCAAAGAACTGACGCACTCAGATGTGGAAAACGCCATAGACttg TTTTTGCTACAGTATGGAGTGTCCAGGGATGATTTGTCTGTGAATATTGTGAAGATTCAGCCTATTCAGTGA
- the LOC114480458 gene encoding E3 ubiquitin-protein ligase TRIM39-like isoform X2, with amino-acid sequence MTVLQCSFLYSTTFSSGAMASPNVLLSEVQFQCCICQEVFCEPVSIPCGHSFCFTCITSHWNQSSSISCPKCDRVFESPPELCENSFAKEMSEQIRAKKHNGDLTVTGKRILCDVCVGTQIHALKSCLACLTSYCERHLEPHLRVNKLKTHKLIEPVAMLEGRMCRQHQRLLELFCRTDQHCVCVLCTETDHRGHDTVPVERESQEKKRKMKSLKSEVQQMIEVRLRKVSEIRCSLELSKENSKRDVEESVEAFSALMRSMERNQAELVQNIRKKQAEAEQRAAKLITELQVEITELQRRSSELEQLLHTEDHLHLLQRFPVLNSPPSARSCADVIHSYTCLGALRTAVTNTELQLQEQLKRLIIQEHDRVQQYAAEVYLDSRTANSWLVLSEDGRQVQDGNVEQNLPDLPERFDTAPCVLGLMGFTTGRHYWEVDVGNKTTWDLGVARESVSRKGVVTLSPDDGYWTVCLRKGTEYRACAAQAELLFVTQKPRVIGVFLDYEDGTVSFYDAEAKTLLYSFIQFHFTEAIFPFFNPDISDNNDNNSPLIICPVRGADKDLDDITI; translated from the exons atgactgttcttcaatgttcatttctatattcaaccaccttcag TTCTGGTGCCATGGCATCCCCCAATGTTCTCCTGTCAGAGGTGCAGTTCCAGTGCTGCATCTGTCAGGAGGTTTTCTGTGAGCCGGTCTCCATCCCCTGTGGTCACAGCTTCTGCTTCACTTGCATCACATCCCACTGGAACCAGAGCTCAAGCATCTCCTGTCCCAAATGTGACCGAGTCTTTGAGAGTCCACCAGAGCTTTGCGAAAACTCTTTTGCAAAGGAAATGTCTGAACAGATCAGAGCAAAAAAGCACAACGGAGATTTAACCGTGACAGGAAAGAGGATACTTTGCGACGTGTGCGTGGGAACGCAAATTCACGCCCTGAAGTCGTGCCTGGCATGCCTGACTTCGTACTGTGAACGTCACCTTGAGCCTCACCTGAGAGTCAATAAGTTAAAGACTCATAAGCTGATAGAACCGGTGGCCATGCTGGAGGGTCGGATGTGTAGACAACACCAAAGGCTCCTGGAGCTTTTCTGTAGGACTGAccagcattgtgtgtgtgtgctgtgcacTGAGACTGACCACCGGGGTCACGACACGGTCCCAGTGGAGCGAGAGAGTCAGGAGAAGAAG AGGAAGATGAAAAGCCTAAAGTCAGAGGTGCAGCAGATGATAGAGGTCAGACTGAGGAAGGTGTCAGAAATCAGATGCTCTTTGGAGCTTAGCAAG GAAAACTCAAAAAGGGATGTAGAGGAGAGCGTGGAGGCTTTCTCCGCCCTGATGCGGAGCATGGAGAGGAACCAGGCCGAGCTGGTGCAGAACATCCGGAAGAAGCAGGCGGAGGCAGAGCAGAGGGCAGCAAAGCTCATCACCGAGCTGCAGGTGGAGATCACTGAGCTGCAGAGGAGAAGCAGTGAGCTGGAACAGCTTCTTCACACTGAGgaccacctccacctcctgcAG AGATTCCCAGTTTTAAACTCTCCTCCATCAGCCCGATCCTGTGCTGATgtcatccattcatacacatgTTTGGGAGCTCTAAGGACAGCTGTGACCAACACTGAACTGCAGCTACAGGAACAGCTGAAAAGGCTGATCATTCAAG AACATGACAGAGTGCAGCAGTATGCAG CTGAGGTCTACCTGGACTCGAGGACAGCCAATTCATGGCTCGTCCTATCAGAGGATGGGAGACAAGTTCAAGATGGAAATGTGGAGCAGAACCTGCCTGACCTACCAGAGCGTTTTGACACTGCACCGTGTGTCCTTGGCCTCATG GGGTTCACCACAGGCAGGCACTACTGGGAGGTAGACGTGGGAAACAAGACAACCTGGGATCTGGGCGTGGCTCGGGAGTCGGTCAGCAGGAAGGGTGTGGTCACGCTGAGCCCGGACGATGGCTATTGGACAGTGTGTCTGAGGAAAGGGACAGAGTACAGGGCGTGTGCAGCACAAGCAGAGCTGCTGTTCGTCACGCAGAAGCCTCGTGTTAttggtgtgtttttagattATGAGGATGGAACAGTGTCTTTCTACGATGCAGAAGCCAAGACGTTgttatattcatttatacagTTCCACTTCACTGAAGCCATATTCCCTTTCTTTAACCCGGATATTAGTGACAACAACGACAATAATTCCCCCCTCATCATTTGTCCCGTGAGGGGAGCTGATAAAGATTTGGATGACATCACTATATGa
- the LOC114480458 gene encoding E3 ubiquitin-protein ligase TRIM39-like isoform X1 codes for MTVLQCSFLYSTTFRYSGGPGLWQLYFQGCRLKSSGAMASPNVLLSEVQFQCCICQEVFCEPVSIPCGHSFCFTCITSHWNQSSSISCPKCDRVFESPPELCENSFAKEMSEQIRAKKHNGDLTVTGKRILCDVCVGTQIHALKSCLACLTSYCERHLEPHLRVNKLKTHKLIEPVAMLEGRMCRQHQRLLELFCRTDQHCVCVLCTETDHRGHDTVPVERESQEKKRKMKSLKSEVQQMIEVRLRKVSEIRCSLELSKENSKRDVEESVEAFSALMRSMERNQAELVQNIRKKQAEAEQRAAKLITELQVEITELQRRSSELEQLLHTEDHLHLLQRFPVLNSPPSARSCADVIHSYTCLGALRTAVTNTELQLQEQLKRLIIQEHDRVQQYAAEVYLDSRTANSWLVLSEDGRQVQDGNVEQNLPDLPERFDTAPCVLGLMGFTTGRHYWEVDVGNKTTWDLGVARESVSRKGVVTLSPDDGYWTVCLRKGTEYRACAAQAELLFVTQKPRVIGVFLDYEDGTVSFYDAEAKTLLYSFIQFHFTEAIFPFFNPDISDNNDNNSPLIICPVRGADKDLDDITI; via the exons atgactgttcttcaatgttcatttctatattcaaccaccttcaggtacagtgggggtcccggTCTCTGGCAACTTTATTTTCAAGGttgcaggctgaaaag TTCTGGTGCCATGGCATCCCCCAATGTTCTCCTGTCAGAGGTGCAGTTCCAGTGCTGCATCTGTCAGGAGGTTTTCTGTGAGCCGGTCTCCATCCCCTGTGGTCACAGCTTCTGCTTCACTTGCATCACATCCCACTGGAACCAGAGCTCAAGCATCTCCTGTCCCAAATGTGACCGAGTCTTTGAGAGTCCACCAGAGCTTTGCGAAAACTCTTTTGCAAAGGAAATGTCTGAACAGATCAGAGCAAAAAAGCACAACGGAGATTTAACCGTGACAGGAAAGAGGATACTTTGCGACGTGTGCGTGGGAACGCAAATTCACGCCCTGAAGTCGTGCCTGGCATGCCTGACTTCGTACTGTGAACGTCACCTTGAGCCTCACCTGAGAGTCAATAAGTTAAAGACTCATAAGCTGATAGAACCGGTGGCCATGCTGGAGGGTCGGATGTGTAGACAACACCAAAGGCTCCTGGAGCTTTTCTGTAGGACTGAccagcattgtgtgtgtgtgctgtgcacTGAGACTGACCACCGGGGTCACGACACGGTCCCAGTGGAGCGAGAGAGTCAGGAGAAGAAG AGGAAGATGAAAAGCCTAAAGTCAGAGGTGCAGCAGATGATAGAGGTCAGACTGAGGAAGGTGTCAGAAATCAGATGCTCTTTGGAGCTTAGCAAG GAAAACTCAAAAAGGGATGTAGAGGAGAGCGTGGAGGCTTTCTCCGCCCTGATGCGGAGCATGGAGAGGAACCAGGCCGAGCTGGTGCAGAACATCCGGAAGAAGCAGGCGGAGGCAGAGCAGAGGGCAGCAAAGCTCATCACCGAGCTGCAGGTGGAGATCACTGAGCTGCAGAGGAGAAGCAGTGAGCTGGAACAGCTTCTTCACACTGAGgaccacctccacctcctgcAG AGATTCCCAGTTTTAAACTCTCCTCCATCAGCCCGATCCTGTGCTGATgtcatccattcatacacatgTTTGGGAGCTCTAAGGACAGCTGTGACCAACACTGAACTGCAGCTACAGGAACAGCTGAAAAGGCTGATCATTCAAG AACATGACAGAGTGCAGCAGTATGCAG CTGAGGTCTACCTGGACTCGAGGACAGCCAATTCATGGCTCGTCCTATCAGAGGATGGGAGACAAGTTCAAGATGGAAATGTGGAGCAGAACCTGCCTGACCTACCAGAGCGTTTTGACACTGCACCGTGTGTCCTTGGCCTCATG GGGTTCACCACAGGCAGGCACTACTGGGAGGTAGACGTGGGAAACAAGACAACCTGGGATCTGGGCGTGGCTCGGGAGTCGGTCAGCAGGAAGGGTGTGGTCACGCTGAGCCCGGACGATGGCTATTGGACAGTGTGTCTGAGGAAAGGGACAGAGTACAGGGCGTGTGCAGCACAAGCAGAGCTGCTGTTCGTCACGCAGAAGCCTCGTGTTAttggtgtgtttttagattATGAGGATGGAACAGTGTCTTTCTACGATGCAGAAGCCAAGACGTTgttatattcatttatacagTTCCACTTCACTGAAGCCATATTCCCTTTCTTTAACCCGGATATTAGTGACAACAACGACAATAATTCCCCCCTCATCATTTGTCCCGTGAGGGGAGCTGATAAAGATTTGGATGACATCACTATATGa
- the LOC114480458 gene encoding E3 ubiquitin-protein ligase TRIM39-like isoform X3 has translation MASPNVLLSEVQFQCCICQEVFCEPVSIPCGHSFCFTCITSHWNQSSSISCPKCDRVFESPPELCENSFAKEMSEQIRAKKHNGDLTVTGKRILCDVCVGTQIHALKSCLACLTSYCERHLEPHLRVNKLKTHKLIEPVAMLEGRMCRQHQRLLELFCRTDQHCVCVLCTETDHRGHDTVPVERESQEKKRKMKSLKSEVQQMIEVRLRKVSEIRCSLELSKENSKRDVEESVEAFSALMRSMERNQAELVQNIRKKQAEAEQRAAKLITELQVEITELQRRSSELEQLLHTEDHLHLLQRFPVLNSPPSARSCADVIHSYTCLGALRTAVTNTELQLQEQLKRLIIQEHDRVQQYAAEVYLDSRTANSWLVLSEDGRQVQDGNVEQNLPDLPERFDTAPCVLGLMGFTTGRHYWEVDVGNKTTWDLGVARESVSRKGVVTLSPDDGYWTVCLRKGTEYRACAAQAELLFVTQKPRVIGVFLDYEDGTVSFYDAEAKTLLYSFIQFHFTEAIFPFFNPDISDNNDNNSPLIICPVRGADKDLDDITI, from the exons ATGGCATCCCCCAATGTTCTCCTGTCAGAGGTGCAGTTCCAGTGCTGCATCTGTCAGGAGGTTTTCTGTGAGCCGGTCTCCATCCCCTGTGGTCACAGCTTCTGCTTCACTTGCATCACATCCCACTGGAACCAGAGCTCAAGCATCTCCTGTCCCAAATGTGACCGAGTCTTTGAGAGTCCACCAGAGCTTTGCGAAAACTCTTTTGCAAAGGAAATGTCTGAACAGATCAGAGCAAAAAAGCACAACGGAGATTTAACCGTGACAGGAAAGAGGATACTTTGCGACGTGTGCGTGGGAACGCAAATTCACGCCCTGAAGTCGTGCCTGGCATGCCTGACTTCGTACTGTGAACGTCACCTTGAGCCTCACCTGAGAGTCAATAAGTTAAAGACTCATAAGCTGATAGAACCGGTGGCCATGCTGGAGGGTCGGATGTGTAGACAACACCAAAGGCTCCTGGAGCTTTTCTGTAGGACTGAccagcattgtgtgtgtgtgctgtgcacTGAGACTGACCACCGGGGTCACGACACGGTCCCAGTGGAGCGAGAGAGTCAGGAGAAGAAG AGGAAGATGAAAAGCCTAAAGTCAGAGGTGCAGCAGATGATAGAGGTCAGACTGAGGAAGGTGTCAGAAATCAGATGCTCTTTGGAGCTTAGCAAG GAAAACTCAAAAAGGGATGTAGAGGAGAGCGTGGAGGCTTTCTCCGCCCTGATGCGGAGCATGGAGAGGAACCAGGCCGAGCTGGTGCAGAACATCCGGAAGAAGCAGGCGGAGGCAGAGCAGAGGGCAGCAAAGCTCATCACCGAGCTGCAGGTGGAGATCACTGAGCTGCAGAGGAGAAGCAGTGAGCTGGAACAGCTTCTTCACACTGAGgaccacctccacctcctgcAG AGATTCCCAGTTTTAAACTCTCCTCCATCAGCCCGATCCTGTGCTGATgtcatccattcatacacatgTTTGGGAGCTCTAAGGACAGCTGTGACCAACACTGAACTGCAGCTACAGGAACAGCTGAAAAGGCTGATCATTCAAG AACATGACAGAGTGCAGCAGTATGCAG CTGAGGTCTACCTGGACTCGAGGACAGCCAATTCATGGCTCGTCCTATCAGAGGATGGGAGACAAGTTCAAGATGGAAATGTGGAGCAGAACCTGCCTGACCTACCAGAGCGTTTTGACACTGCACCGTGTGTCCTTGGCCTCATG GGGTTCACCACAGGCAGGCACTACTGGGAGGTAGACGTGGGAAACAAGACAACCTGGGATCTGGGCGTGGCTCGGGAGTCGGTCAGCAGGAAGGGTGTGGTCACGCTGAGCCCGGACGATGGCTATTGGACAGTGTGTCTGAGGAAAGGGACAGAGTACAGGGCGTGTGCAGCACAAGCAGAGCTGCTGTTCGTCACGCAGAAGCCTCGTGTTAttggtgtgtttttagattATGAGGATGGAACAGTGTCTTTCTACGATGCAGAAGCCAAGACGTTgttatattcatttatacagTTCCACTTCACTGAAGCCATATTCCCTTTCTTTAACCCGGATATTAGTGACAACAACGACAATAATTCCCCCCTCATCATTTGTCCCGTGAGGGGAGCTGATAAAGATTTGGATGACATCACTATATGa